A genomic window from Bacteroidota bacterium includes:
- a CDS encoding NAD(P) transhydrogenase subunit alpha, translated as MIIGILGEGKADKRVAITPEHIATLKALKAEKIMVESGAGVEASYPDADYIAKGAEIASREQVISQSHILIKIHALEGSELNACKGKVLIGGFNPLVNTAFVKACQAAGVSAFSLDVIPRTTRAQAMDILSSMATVAGYKAVLTAAATLPKFFPMFMTAAGTITPAKVVILGAGVAGLQAIATAKRLGAVVEASDVRTAAREEVLSLGAKFIEVEGATEDKGAGGYAVEQSEDFKKRQQAKVQEHAGKADVVICTAQIPGRKAPILLLKETVMQMKPGSVIIDLAASTGGNCELTENGKTIQINGVTIIGDSNLQATMPYDASKMFGKNVLNYIKLIIDKDGNINLNFADDLVTGTCIAHEGEIKNERVKAVVAA; from the coding sequence ATGATAATAGGGATACTAGGAGAAGGTAAAGCGGACAAGCGTGTAGCTATTACACCTGAACATATTGCCACCTTAAAAGCCTTAAAGGCCGAAAAAATTATGGTTGAATCGGGTGCAGGCGTTGAAGCCAGCTATCCGGATGCCGATTACATTGCAAAAGGTGCTGAAATAGCATCCCGCGAACAGGTAATCAGTCAAAGCCATATTCTAATAAAAATCCATGCGCTGGAAGGCAGCGAACTCAATGCCTGCAAGGGTAAAGTGCTTATCGGCGGCTTCAATCCGCTAGTAAATACTGCTTTCGTAAAAGCATGTCAGGCAGCAGGTGTTTCTGCATTCAGCCTCGATGTAATTCCAAGAACTACACGTGCTCAGGCAATGGACATTCTGAGTTCTATGGCTACTGTAGCCGGGTATAAAGCGGTATTAACTGCTGCTGCTACCCTACCAAAATTTTTCCCAATGTTTATGACCGCGGCAGGAACAATTACGCCTGCAAAAGTGGTAATATTAGGAGCAGGTGTTGCCGGATTACAGGCAATTGCTACAGCTAAACGGTTAGGTGCTGTTGTTGAAGCAAGCGATGTGCGCACTGCCGCCAGAGAAGAAGTGCTTTCATTAGGCGCTAAATTTATAGAAGTTGAAGGCGCTACTGAAGATAAAGGTGCAGGCGGATACGCTGTTGAACAAAGCGAAGATTTCAAAAAACGTCAGCAGGCGAAAGTGCAGGAACATGCCGGAAAAGCCGATGTGGTAATATGCACTGCTCAAATTCCGGGACGAAAAGCGCCAATTCTGTTATTAAAAGAAACCGTTATGCAAATGAAACCGGGTTCGGTAATTATCGACCTCGCTGCAAGCACCGGTGGTAACTGCGAATTAACAGAAAATGGTAAAACAATTCAAATAAATGGTGTTACCATAATTGGCGACAGTAATTTACAAGCTACCATGCCTTATGATGCAAGTAAAATGTTTGGTAAAAACGTTTTAAATTATATTAAACTGATTATCGACAAAGACGGAAATATCAATTTAAACTTTGCCGACGATTTAGTTACCGGTACATGCATTGCGCATGAAGGTGAAATTAAAAACGAACGTGTAAAAGCAGTCGTTGCCGCATAA
- a CDS encoding lamin tail domain-containing protein produces MFKHITTILLLTGMLQVSAQVNIVITGTPITESFTGFTGAGFTPTPGAGQLDADNWQITGFNEGDLLFGGTKTTGDFARGSTGGNISTGGIYSLLTAAGANQSLYFQPTADDITPGSIALVYKNITGTLLTELDFSYVIYLYNNESRSTTLKLSYSTDNITYTDVPSMDFTSLGALDASLYTYNRSVALSGLSIPNNTFIYFKWTTDDAPGGAGNRDEIGLDNITLTAGSDPIPTPTVYFNNDIIYAYENNGSFSFDVNIATPHDCNAFITLNPEVTLAKEGVDYTFSSPTMISFTAGGPTTQTVVVPLTNDNIPEYMETMYFELDSVSPGCLIVAPTFQLVFIQDSDVAVIGDCENLIISQYGEGTGILNNKALEIYNPTDAAVNLEDYYVHIYSNGGLAPVYYFQGNGMLAPGDAYVITTEDANPPLLAQADTTGQGAYFNGNDAVVLNNGPYMIDKIGEIGIDPGITGWLIPGGSTTDNSLVRKSSVTQGQLDWSLGVNEWNVIGPNNFAGLNTHVYDGCGCPAPTGFAVMNITSSTFKAVWDAMPGATKYQVWYRQSGIGAPWSKKNTTTNSKKIIGLLPSTLYEVKVKTFCGVLGSEFTTTLFVTTGPLRAGEIESSFNLFPNPNNGLFTIELPTDLTENADLFIYDITGALVLKQTVEAQTNSLTIDLTKLPKGSYIVRLISVNSASTEILVIE; encoded by the coding sequence ATGTTTAAACACATTACTACTATTTTATTGCTGACAGGCATGCTGCAGGTTAGCGCTCAGGTTAATATTGTAATAACGGGCACGCCCATTACAGAATCCTTTACAGGCTTTACAGGAGCGGGTTTTACCCCAACTCCGGGTGCGGGACAACTCGATGCTGATAACTGGCAAATAACAGGTTTTAATGAAGGCGACCTCCTGTTTGGCGGCACCAAAACAACCGGCGATTTTGCCCGTGGCAGCACAGGAGGCAATATTAGTACCGGCGGTATTTATTCCCTACTCACCGCTGCAGGGGCAAATCAATCCCTGTATTTTCAACCAACTGCTGATGATATTACGCCCGGATCAATAGCATTGGTGTATAAAAATATTACAGGAACTCTATTAACTGAACTCGATTTTTCGTACGTAATTTATTTATACAATAACGAAAGCCGTTCTACTACTTTAAAATTATCTTATTCAACCGATAACATCACTTATACCGATGTTCCGTCAATGGATTTCACCTCACTTGGGGCACTTGATGCATCGTTATATACTTATAACCGCAGTGTTGCTCTCAGCGGTTTATCTATTCCAAATAACACCTTCATTTATTTTAAATGGACAACAGATGATGCACCCGGTGGTGCAGGTAATCGCGATGAAATTGGTTTAGATAATATTACACTTACTGCAGGTTCTGATCCGATTCCAACACCAACAGTTTATTTTAATAATGATATTATTTATGCTTATGAAAATAATGGTTCGTTTTCATTTGATGTAAATATTGCTACTCCGCACGATTGTAATGCATTTATCACTTTAAATCCTGAAGTTACTTTAGCAAAGGAAGGTGTTGATTATACATTCAGCTCCCCTACAATGATTTCGTTTACAGCCGGCGGACCAACAACCCAAACTGTTGTAGTACCGCTTACCAACGATAATATTCCTGAATATATGGAAACCATGTATTTTGAGTTAGATAGTGTTTCTCCGGGATGTTTAATTGTTGCACCTACATTTCAGTTAGTATTTATTCAGGATTCAGATGTTGCGGTTATTGGTGATTGCGAAAATTTAATTATTTCTCAATATGGTGAAGGCACAGGAATTTTAAATAATAAGGCATTGGAAATTTATAACCCTACTGATGCCGCTGTTAATCTCGAAGATTATTACGTGCATATTTATTCAAATGGCGGACTTGCACCTGTTTATTATTTTCAAGGTAATGGAATGCTTGCGCCGGGTGATGCCTATGTAATTACTACTGAGGATGCAAATCCACCATTACTTGCTCAGGCTGATACCACAGGACAAGGAGCATATTTTAACGGAAACGATGCTGTAGTTTTAAATAACGGTCCTTACATGATTGATAAAATTGGTGAAATTGGTATTGACCCCGGTATCACAGGCTGGTTAATTCCCGGTGGAAGCACAACCGATAATTCATTAGTACGTAAATCATCTGTTACTCAAGGTCAGTTAGATTGGAGTTTAGGTGTAAATGAATGGAATGTAATCGGCCCCAATAATTTCGCCGGATTAAATACACATGTTTATGATGGTTGTGGTTGTCCTGCGCCAACAGGATTTGCAGTTATGAATATTACAAGTTCAACATTTAAGGCTGTTTGGGATGCTATGCCGGGTGCTACAAAATATCAGGTTTGGTATCGCCAATCAGGAATTGGTGCACCATGGAGCAAAAAAAATACCACCACCAATTCGAAAAAAATTATTGGTTTGTTACCATCTACTTTGTATGAGGTAAAAGTTAAAACGTTTTGTGGTGTATTAGGTTCTGAATTTACTACAACCTTATTTGTAACTACAGGCCCACTGCGCGCTGGTGAAATTGAAAGCAGCTTTAATTTATTTCCAAATCCAAACAATGGGTTGTTTACAATTGAATTGCCAACCGATTTAACTGAAAATGCAGATTTGTTTATTTATGATATTACAGGTGCGTTGGTGTTAAAACAAACTGTTGAAGCACAAACAAATTCACTTACTATTGATTTAACTAAATTGCCAAAAGGAAGTTATATTGTACGATTAATTAGCGTTAATTCTGCATCAACTGAAATTCTGGTTATTGAGTAA
- a CDS encoding NAD(P) transhydrogenase subunit alpha, with amino-acid sequence MILLEATGAFLKTLDSWDIVYILILAAFLGVEVISNVPAILHTPLMSGANAIHGVVIIGSIIVMGHADSTLALVLGFLAVILGTLNVVGGFVVTNRMLQMFKKKK; translated from the coding sequence ATGATACTTTTAGAAGCAACAGGTGCATTCTTAAAAACCCTTGATAGCTGGGATATTGTTTACATATTAATTCTTGCTGCATTTTTAGGTGTGGAAGTAATTAGTAATGTGCCCGCAATTTTACATACACCATTAATGAGTGGTGCAAATGCCATTCATGGTGTTGTAATTATCGGTTCTATAATTGTTATGGGACATGCAGACAGCACGCTTGCATTAGTATTAGGTTTCCTTGCAGTAATTCTCGGAACACTCAACGTAGTTGGTGGTTTTGTGGTTACAAACCGTATGTTGCAGATGTTTAAGAAGAAAAAGTAG
- a CDS encoding pirin family protein — protein MSIHIYPVQKQITGNFNGGEILENKPIQMSPDATKLQPYSNIFYWAHAWGEVTSTIGLHPHQAFEIVSFILEGTVEHYDTKNKTWLPLQAGDVQIIRAGNGISHAEKMHKGTHMFQIWFDPDINKSLLQPATYNDYPADTFPVINEPGKKVKILKGELAPLEMMTPGLTIQQIEFEAGTHTIELDAERVHSFYVISGNLHTEKGQLNKDDFFVIDEAGNYSFEINEASTLFLISALKEPGYLTYAASRS, from the coding sequence ATGTCTATACATATATATCCGGTACAAAAACAAATAACCGGCAATTTTAATGGTGGCGAAATACTTGAAAACAAGCCCATTCAGATGTCGCCGGACGCTACAAAGCTGCAGCCTTATTCCAATATCTTTTATTGGGCACATGCCTGGGGTGAAGTTACCTCTACCATAGGTTTACACCCGCATCAGGCATTTGAAATTGTGAGTTTTATACTGGAAGGAACCGTTGAACATTACGACACCAAAAATAAAACCTGGCTGCCATTACAAGCCGGTGATGTGCAAATTATACGCGCAGGAAATGGCATAAGCCATGCTGAAAAAATGCATAAGGGCACACATATGTTTCAAATTTGGTTTGATCCTGATATTAATAAATCGCTTTTACAACCGGCAACGTATAATGATTATCCGGCAGATACATTTCCTGTAATAAATGAACCAGGTAAAAAGGTGAAAATTTTAAAAGGTGAACTTGCGCCTTTGGAAATGATGACACCCGGCTTAACCATTCAACAAATTGAATTTGAAGCAGGCACGCATACCATTGAACTGGATGCAGAACGCGTACATTCATTTTATGTGATTTCAGGCAATTTACATACTGAAAAAGGACAGTTAAACAAAGATGATTTTTTTGTTATTGATGAGGCAGGTAATTATTCTTTTGAAATAAATGAAGCTTCAACATTGTTTTTAATCAGTGCTTTAAAAGAGCCCGGTTATTTAACATATGCAGCTTCAAGAAGCTAA
- a CDS encoding CotH kinase family protein codes for MKRLTTVILLLLTGSLFAQAPGDDLFATNQILKVELQFAQTGFWDSLVLNYSSETYMKADVTITDNTGVSTFQDIGIRLKGNSSYGHPGDKKSFKLDFNRYVDSLDYDKLEKLNFNNCFKDPTFMREKIIYDICHNELMPAPRCIYADVYMNGTYWGFYDVVEQIDDDFLNTHFDNSSENLFKAGAAFGAGSYYADLLYYGTDTTAYENRYSLENNSTENDWTDLIKLTDFINNSSDADFADSLQYYFNEPVLMKSLVLDNLFSNLDSYTNSARNYYIYHNPVNGLWEWIKWDCNEAFGSYPAGGGMGGGGVTDMTTLAVDYYALSRPLLERIVTIAATRATYDYYYCDMKNKYFTSAYIDAAVNVLDDLIRTAVLADDNKMYTDDQYINNLDENITAGGGPGGGTIYGLKSFVADRNSYLEDVIDCTQIGQSITPVTGFVVSIYPNPTSNLVNLNLDKSDIYQIQLFNLNGRLVLEETINGSTTNFDLQLFPSGMYLLKVSNSTNTIISSVIKN; via the coding sequence ATGAAGCGACTCACGACAGTTATTTTATTGCTGCTCACCGGCAGCTTATTTGCCCAGGCACCGGGCGACGATTTGTTTGCAACCAACCAGATTTTAAAAGTTGAATTACAATTTGCACAAACAGGATTTTGGGATAGTCTGGTTTTAAATTACAGTTCAGAAACCTATATGAAAGCCGATGTTACCATAACAGATAATACCGGTGTTTCAACTTTTCAAGATATTGGTATTCGTTTAAAAGGAAATTCCTCATATGGACATCCGGGTGATAAAAAATCGTTCAAACTCGATTTTAATCGATACGTCGACTCGCTTGATTATGATAAATTAGAAAAATTAAATTTTAATAATTGTTTTAAGGACCCCACTTTTATGCGGGAAAAAATAATATATGATATTTGCCATAACGAACTGATGCCCGCACCACGTTGTATTTATGCTGATGTTTATATGAATGGCACCTATTGGGGATTTTATGATGTGGTAGAACAAATTGACGATGATTTTTTAAATACCCATTTTGATAATAGTTCAGAAAATTTATTTAAAGCAGGTGCTGCATTTGGTGCAGGAAGTTACTATGCTGATTTATTATATTATGGCACCGATACAACAGCGTATGAAAATCGTTACTCGCTGGAAAATAATAGTACTGAAAACGACTGGACTGACCTGATTAAATTAACTGATTTTATAAATAACAGCAGCGATGCCGATTTTGCTGATTCATTACAATATTATTTTAATGAACCGGTATTAATGAAAAGTCTGGTATTAGATAATTTATTTTCGAACCTCGATTCTTACACCAATTCAGCCCGTAATTATTATATTTATCACAACCCGGTAAATGGATTATGGGAATGGATTAAATGGGATTGTAATGAAGCATTCGGCTCCTACCCTGCCGGTGGCGGAATGGGCGGTGGTGGTGTTACCGACATGACTACACTTGCAGTCGACTATTACGCTTTAAGTCGTCCGCTATTAGAACGAATTGTAACTATTGCTGCAACCCGTGCAACCTACGATTATTATTATTGTGATATGAAAAATAAATATTTTACGAGTGCGTATATTGATGCTGCCGTAAATGTTTTAGATGATTTGATACGCACTGCTGTTTTAGCTGATGATAATAAAATGTACACCGATGACCAATACATCAATAATTTGGATGAAAACATTACAGCAGGGGGCGGACCGGGAGGTGGAACCATTTATGGCTTAAAATCATTTGTTGCAGATAGAAACAGCTACCTGGAAGACGTAATTGATTGCACACAAATTGGGCAAAGTATAACCCCGGTAACCGGATTTGTGGTTTCCATTTACCCAAATCCAACCAGTAATTTAGTAAATTTAAATTTAGATAAAAGTGACATCTATCAAATTCAGCTATTTAATTTAAATGGCCGTTTAGTGTTAGAAGAAACAATAAATGGCAGCACAACAAATTTCGATTTACAATTATTTCCATCCGGCATGTATTTACTTAAAGTTTCAAATTCAACAAATACAATTATATCTTCAGTAATAAAAAATTAA
- a CDS encoding NAD(P)(+) transhydrogenase (Re/Si-specific) subunit beta codes for MSNLDILKLCYLLGSLSFIVGLKMLGKPDTAKKGNFYAGIGMAIAILGTIFFHQNEAGEKIGNLAWIFGGIAIGTIVGYFAAMKVKMTQMPQMVSLFNGMGGACAALIGIVEMDTHHPEAFGERFIIFLGLMIGTISFAGSMIAYGKLEGKIKDVGSKFQQIFNNTFIFAILALVVFASYDVTFMSSNVIWIIFGASLLYGVLFVMPIGGADMPVVISLLNSFTGVAAAFGGFLYDNQVMLTGGILVGSAGTILTVLMCKAMNRSLWNVIIGAFSTSTSTGKSTEGLSIREINATDAAILCAYAQKVTIIPGYGLAVAQAQHTCHEFEKVLEEKGVEVNFAIHPVAGRMPGHMNVLLAEADVSYDKLKEMDDINPQLPNTDVVIVIGANDVVNPAAETDPGSPIYGMPIIKANTAKNIIVMKRSMAKGYAGIENELFYDSKTRMLFGDAKTMLEKLIAEVKAV; via the coding sequence ATGAGTAATTTAGATATATTAAAACTTTGTTACCTGCTTGGCAGTTTAAGCTTTATTGTAGGCTTAAAAATGTTGGGAAAACCGGATACAGCGAAAAAAGGGAATTTTTATGCCGGTATCGGTATGGCAATTGCCATTTTAGGTACCATATTTTTCCATCAAAATGAAGCCGGTGAAAAAATCGGCAATCTTGCATGGATTTTTGGTGGAATTGCCATAGGAACTATTGTAGGTTATTTTGCTGCCATGAAAGTAAAAATGACGCAAATGCCCCAAATGGTGTCGTTGTTTAATGGTATGGGTGGTGCATGTGCGGCTTTAATTGGAATAGTTGAAATGGACACACATCATCCTGAAGCATTTGGTGAACGTTTCATCATTTTTTTAGGCCTCATGATCGGAACAATTTCATTTGCCGGAAGTATGATTGCTTATGGTAAACTGGAAGGTAAAATAAAAGATGTTGGTAGTAAATTTCAACAGATATTTAATAACACCTTTATATTCGCAATACTCGCATTAGTAGTTTTTGCTTCTTATGATGTTACATTTATGAGCAGCAATGTAATCTGGATAATTTTTGGTGCTTCATTATTATATGGTGTATTATTTGTAATGCCGATTGGTGGTGCAGATATGCCGGTAGTTATTTCATTACTCAATTCATTTACCGGTGTTGCCGCTGCTTTTGGTGGTTTCCTTTACGATAATCAGGTAATGCTTACAGGTGGTATTTTGGTTGGTAGCGCAGGAACTATTCTTACCGTGTTAATGTGTAAAGCCATGAACAGAAGTTTATGGAATGTTATTATTGGCGCATTTAGTACCAGCACTTCTACAGGTAAATCAACAGAAGGATTATCTATACGCGAAATAAACGCAACTGATGCCGCAATTTTATGTGCTTATGCGCAAAAAGTTACTATTATTCCGGGTTACGGTTTAGCAGTTGCTCAGGCTCAACATACTTGTCACGAATTTGAAAAAGTATTGGAAGAAAAAGGTGTAGAAGTAAATTTCGCAATACATCCTGTTGCAGGTCGTATGCCCGGTCACATGAACGTATTACTTGCTGAAGCTGATGTATCTTACGATAAATTAAAAGAAATGGATGATATCAATCCGCAGTTACCAAATACTGATGTGGTAATTGTAATTGGTGCAAACGACGTAGTAAATCCCGCAGCAGAAACAGACCCTGGTTCACCAATTTATGGTATGCCGATTATTAAAGCAAACACTGCAAAAAATATTATCGTAATGAAACGTTCCATGGCAAAAGGTTATGCCGGAATCGAAAACGAATTATTTTACGATAGCAAAACACGCATGCTGTTTGGTGATGCGAAAACCATGCTGGAAAAACTAATTGCTGAGGTTAAAGCTGTTTAA